The sequence AGTTCTTAGTAAAAGAATGTGTTGATTATCCATTCTTTAACTCTCTTGATGTTTATTTCTATGGTTCATTTTCACTTCTTTATTTGTTGCCAGAGCTAGATGGCTGCGTAATGAAAGAGTTTTCAAACGCTATACTTGCCGAAGACGCCACAAAACGCCGATTCTGGGAGTATGAAGATAAGCCAAGCGCAGAACTTATCGATGCAAAGTATGAAGGTGTGCGAGCTATTCGCGGCGCTGTAATACATGATCTTGGTAGCCCGTTTGATATTCAACCGGACGCTTACACTTGGCATAATGTGAAAGAATGGAAAGATTTAGCACCTAAGTATGTGTTAATGGTTTTACGTCATTTCAAGCAAACTAACGACTTTTCCATTGTTGAATCATGTTGGCAAGCAGTGAAAGAGAGTATTCAGTACCTTGTTAACCTTATTGAAGAAGGTGATGCGTTACCTCTCACAAGAGGTACAGACGATACTTTTGATAACCTAGCATCACACGGTATATCGGTATATTGCGCGAGCCTTTGGGTTGCGGGCCTGTATGCGGGTTCAGAATTAGCCAAGTTAATGAACGAACATGAGCTTGCAATAGATTACAGTGATCGTGCTAGCAACGCTTTGTCAGTGTTGGAGCGAGGTTTATGGGACGAGCAAAAAGGGTATTTTCATTTCTACGTGACACCAATTCAAGCTAAACACTTAACGGGAGAGAGTTTTCAAGAGTTGGCGACGTTAGGGTTAAACCTAACAGGTAACTGTGTCGTAGATAAAGATATCTTAAATGAGTATCTAGATTGTACACATGAAAGTTCAAATGAAAGCAAAATCCAATCAAGATACCAAGCGAAGCAACGTCTTGTAGACATCGCTCCACTGGCCTTTACTGCTGAGTATAATTCGATCATTGAGATGGACTCAGACAATAGCTTTGGTGATGCACTACTTGCCGATAGTTATCTTAAGCTATTAGGGTTAAACGGCTTGTTTAGTAAAGACAAAGTAGAGCGAGCCTTAGATTATGTTTTTGAAACCAACTACAAAATCAACAGTCCTAAACTTGGTATAGCCAATATGACATTGGAAAACGGCATGCCGCATGATGCTTTCCAGGCGCAAGATGTGTGGATTGGGGTGCAGTTTAGTGTCGCTTCCGCATTGCGACTTAGTGGCAAAAACGAACAGGCTATAGAGTTAATGGATACGGTCTACGATGCACTGTACCATCAGTCTAAAATACCATTTGCAGCACCAGAAGGTTTTAACTGCTCTGTGACTGTATCGCTGGCTGACTTAATGGCTGAGTTTTCGATTTCTGAAACGTTAGCATATCAATGGCATGCACTTTTAACTCAAACAGGGTGTTTGTTTGAAGACCAACGTGTGAATCCATTTATAACTCAAGATATCAAGACGTTTGGCCAATTGATCAGTCCGATTATTGCAGATGAATACGTGGCGAAACTGCATGTTTGGTTGCAAAATACCGGATTAAAATATACAGCGGGTCGTTATTTCAGACCGGGGATGATATTTGCTTATTTACCCGAAGTTTTGCATTAATTGGATGTCTTTGCTTAATTAAGTAGAATATTGTTGACTTAAAAATGAGGGGCCATAAATTCTGTTTTGGCCCCAGGAATAACCGCGTTATCCCCACGAAAGTGGGGTTAATCTTATTGAAATCGATGATCTGTAATCAGCTCATCGCACCGAATTTAGCCTTTAAGGGGTTTGGTCGATTGTCTTACGATCAAGTCTATTGGGGGTAATCTATCTTCATGTCTATCTCCACTTAAGAAATTTAAAATAGAGTTGGCTGACACTGTACCAATCTCTTCTATTGGTTGTCTCAAAGTGGTTAATCCAGGCGTGAAATATTTTGAAGTAGGGAGATCATCGAAGCCAATGACAGAAATATCATCGGGTACTTTAAGATCATGATCATGTATGGCCTTGATAACACCATACGCACTAAGGTCATTAGCCGCAAAAATTGCCGTTACTTTTGCTTTTTCGTCATTAAGCATTTCAACCGTTTGCTGATAAGCGACAGCCGAACTAAAATCACCCTGCTTTATTAATCTTTGATTAGGCCTTAATCCAGCCTCTTTCAAGGCTCTTTTATAGCCTTCGAATCGGTGTAATGAATCGGGCTGAGAAGCCAGTCCTTTAATATGCCCAATATTGGAGTGACCAAGTTGGAGCAGATGCAATGTGGCCATGTATCCAGCGAGCTCGTTGTCTATGTTAATACATTGAATTTGCTTCGCATTAATATCATAGCCAAACGCAACTACTGGTATTTTATTTGAAAAATCAATAAGTTGGTTGTTGGTTAGGTTTCCTGTTACTACAATTACCCCATCCACATTTTGTTGTTCTAAACTTGTAAGCGCATAGGTTTCAAGTTTTTTATCCCAATGACCTGAGGCGATAGTAAGTTGGTAACCCTGTGAAATAAGGACCTTTTCCATATCATTCAAAATTTGACTAGTAAAAGGACTATCTGGATGTTGTACCAAAGCACCAATAATCATTGAACGACGATTGTTTGAACTTGCAGGTTGATAGACAGGTTTGTAATCTAGTGCATTAATAGCATCTTCAATTTTATGACTTTTCTCGTCTGAAACAAACGTTGTTCTATTTAAAAAACGAGAAACGGTTGCTGGGGAAACACCCGCGAGTTTAGCCACGTCATAAACAGTAGCTGTTTCTTTTTTCTTTCTCATACTAAATAGCCTGAATAAAAATAAAACTGAAAATTTATTCAATTATTTTATCATAAAGAATTAAAACTTGGACAGTATAATATATAAAACATGCGGTTATTATTATGATTGTTGTTTAACGAAAAAACATGCCAAAGGTGACCCGAACCTTCTTTTCGTTGTAAAAGTATGAAACAAACATGTTGATGGGTATTTTGGTTTGATACTAGCATTTTAACTCTCTGTATTTTAAATGTTTATTGGTATTTTTCTATGCTTGTAAATGTTGTTAGTGATATTTTGTTTCATGACGTTTTTTATTGGTAACTCTGTGAGCAGTAATATGGAATATGGTTACTGTTCTATGGGTTAATAATGCCATTATTTATTACTGAGTTATGCAATTGAAACAATTATCTATTACGTCAAAAGTATATGTTGGGTTTGTAATATTAATATCAATGATGGTGTTGGTATCCTGGTTTAGTTTGGAATCAATCAAGAGTTCAGCAATAAGAATGGACCGAATTAATAATGAATCTACACCGTTAGTGGTACATTCTAATCAATTAGCAATTTCTCTGCTAAATATTAATAGAAGTTTAACGCCTTATTTATTTACATCGTATATTGACGAGTTAGATCAAGCAACGGTGGCCATTGACGCGTCGTTAAACAATTACTACCGTGAGCTTGATTGGTTTTTACAACACAGGGACGTTGAACTCCACCAGTCTGTAGAAGCCATAAATTCAAGCAGTAAATGGATAGTGGATAAACTCGCAGAAGTAATGGACTTTCACGCAAAATATCTAGATATCAATGAAAGAAGCTTTTACGCACAATCTGATGCAATGATGCTGTTCGAACAGGTGAATAATAAATTACAAGCGCAGTCATCTCGCTCGGGAACAGACAAAACAGTGATAGAACAGTTGCAGAGCCAAGTTGGCTTGATTGAATCGCAGTCAAAAGAAATCTTTTCACTCACAGACCCAATTGAGCTAAAACCAGCTGCGAGAAGTTTTACTCTTAGAGAGCAAACATACAACGAGTTAGTGAATCACGTTAAAGATAATAATCCAGAGATTTATTCGAAATTGAAGGGTGAATTAAATGCGATTCAAATGTCGGTTTTTTCGAATGCCGGTGCAGTATCGCTATACCTTCAATCTATGGCTCTAAATGATAAAACGCACACTTTGCGACGCGAGTTGGAAACTGGACTTGATAACCAATTACAAGCTATTGAAGCAATGACCGTACTCGCAACTAGTGATGCAAAGGACTTATTTGATCAAGCAAATAGTGCGTTAAATCAGTCATACATCTCAATCGTTACAGCAGTTTTAGTGGCTATTTGTCTTGCAAGTGCAGTTGGTTGGGCTATTGCACGGTCAATTAGAGTCCCGAGTGGTCAGATAAATGGTGTGTTAGATGATGTATCTAATAAGAACCTAACAGTAAAGGTCAGCTACCAGGCTCATGATGAACTCGGGCAAGTTGCAGGCAAGGTCAATTTAATGATCGCACAGCTTTCTGAAGTGATAAATCAGCTCAGTCTTTCTTCTCAAAACCTTAATGGAGCATCGATAGAAAATCAGGCAACAAGTGATAACCTTAGTGCTTCAATTGAGGAGCAGACTGCCCAAATATTGCAGGTTGCTTCAGCAATGGAAGAGATTGAACATTCTGTGGTCGAGATTGCCAACGCCTCTAATGACTCTTTTTCTTTGGTGACAAACGCTGTTGCACGATCGATGGAAGGGCAGATACTTATGGATGAGAACGAACTCTTGATCGGACAGTTGTCAGAACAGTTGGCGAAATCAACACAAAGCATTAAACAACTGGAAATGGAAAGTTCGAGCATTGGTTCAATTTTGGATGTGATTTCCAATATTTCAGAACAGACGAATTTGTTAGCGTTGAACGCAGCAATAGAAGCCGCAAGAGCAGGAGAATACGGAAGGGGCTTTGCCGTTGTCGCGGATGAAGTCCGTGTACTAGCATCGAAAACAACAAGCTCGACAGTTGAGATTAAAGATAAGATAGATTCACTGAAACGAAGTGCCGAGACGACCGTTTATCAAATTGCGGCATGCAGTGATTATATGTCCGAATACAGCAATCATGCGACTGGGGTGAACTCTGCACTCTCAGAAGTTCACCAATTTCTTGGTAAGATAGAAGAAAGTAGCCATCAGATCGCCGCTGCCACAAACCAGCACAAACAGGCTGCAACGGAAGTAACCACAAATGTTGGGCATATCCATGGACTGGCACAAGAAACGACCAAAAGTGCGCACAGTTTAGTTTTGTTAAGTGAAAAATTAGAACAGATGGCAGA is a genomic window of Vibrio algarum containing:
- a CDS encoding GH116 family glycosyl hydrolase, whose amino-acid sequence is MRNTIPYTSFTGVSEQICAQGNAVEFIQPWYSPISTTPNNTGMAVGGIGSTFTLTPLGNTPSFAFIPGIYIDNNDNQFNLNNFFASVSDKLSLDNLAITDLDKLEQFLHFYPANFLGKPLNVSTPESALTLIKQSLKSGDFYLENEKNFTKWKIEFTEKTAASIKLDSQSVDTQLMVALDFFNGLLINSSSQTVSLTAQSVHEGIDAVSESDIEYQVLYPMAQYQYSAFSEISIQRKVVSPIVRGDKKLCSLPMHWNEFEVTNRTDKPKSVTLVQSLKNLIGSNYVKQRPGVQDSSCTLTQNPVKQSHSGYEINNGSSHRFSGVTLESQSPYQSDVDGEILFGAHVEQSLLENQSVTVSTKPSVYCANEQGAIVDALNTGRVNAHFDSGIYSGREALAALVTVQIDLEPHQAISVRFVQVMDHSKIMLQDWQSEKAYTQFYEKEHRSAKIMEDVLPSIDMIEQRIISEQESYLKQAKQAMGENSSAISFATMAMNTLSFLAESTVWDSKDKFLVKECVDYPFFNSLDVYFYGSFSLLYLLPELDGCVMKEFSNAILAEDATKRRFWEYEDKPSAELIDAKYEGVRAIRGAVIHDLGSPFDIQPDAYTWHNVKEWKDLAPKYVLMVLRHFKQTNDFSIVESCWQAVKESIQYLVNLIEEGDALPLTRGTDDTFDNLASHGISVYCASLWVAGLYAGSELAKLMNEHELAIDYSDRASNALSVLERGLWDEQKGYFHFYVTPIQAKHLTGESFQELATLGLNLTGNCVVDKDILNEYLDCTHESSNESKIQSRYQAKQRLVDIAPLAFTAEYNSIIEMDSDNSFGDALLADSYLKLLGLNGLFSKDKVERALDYVFETNYKINSPKLGIANMTLENGMPHDAFQAQDVWIGVQFSVASALRLSGKNEQAIELMDTVYDALYHQSKIPFAAPEGFNCSVTVSLADLMAEFSISETLAYQWHALLTQTGCLFEDQRVNPFITQDIKTFGQLISPIIADEYVAKLHVWLQNTGLKYTAGRYFRPGMIFAYLPEVLH
- a CDS encoding LacI family DNA-binding transcriptional regulator codes for the protein MRKKKETATVYDVAKLAGVSPATVSRFLNRTTFVSDEKSHKIEDAINALDYKPVYQPASSNNRRSMIIGALVQHPDSPFTSQILNDMEKVLISQGYQLTIASGHWDKKLETYALTSLEQQNVDGVIVVTGNLTNNQLIDFSNKIPVVAFGYDINAKQIQCINIDNELAGYMATLHLLQLGHSNIGHIKGLASQPDSLHRFEGYKRALKEAGLRPNQRLIKQGDFSSAVAYQQTVEMLNDEKAKVTAIFAANDLSAYGVIKAIHDHDLKVPDDISVIGFDDLPTSKYFTPGLTTLRQPIEEIGTVSANSILNFLSGDRHEDRLPPIDLIVRQSTKPLKG
- a CDS encoding methyl-accepting chemotaxis protein produces the protein MDRINNESTPLVVHSNQLAISLLNINRSLTPYLFTSYIDELDQATVAIDASLNNYYRELDWFLQHRDVELHQSVEAINSSSKWIVDKLAEVMDFHAKYLDINERSFYAQSDAMMLFEQVNNKLQAQSSRSGTDKTVIEQLQSQVGLIESQSKEIFSLTDPIELKPAARSFTLREQTYNELVNHVKDNNPEIYSKLKGELNAIQMSVFSNAGAVSLYLQSMALNDKTHTLRRELETGLDNQLQAIEAMTVLATSDAKDLFDQANSALNQSYISIVTAVLVAICLASAVGWAIARSIRVPSGQINGVLDDVSNKNLTVKVSYQAHDELGQVAGKVNLMIAQLSEVINQLSLSSQNLNGASIENQATSDNLSASIEEQTAQILQVASAMEEIEHSVVEIANASNDSFSLVTNAVARSMEGQILMDENELLIGQLSEQLAKSTQSIKQLEMESSSIGSILDVISNISEQTNLLALNAAIEAARAGEYGRGFAVVADEVRVLASKTTSSTVEIKDKIDSLKRSAETTVYQIAACSDYMSEYSNHATGVNSALSEVHQFLGKIEESSHQIAAATNQHKQAATEVTTNVGHIHGLAQETTKSAHSLVLLSEKLEQMADQQAELTKAFRL